In the Uranotaenia lowii strain MFRU-FL chromosome 1, ASM2978415v1, whole genome shotgun sequence genome, GCTTTATAttatggcccttattctgcgccgcgcgtgacgtgacgatagtcgagtcacccaagtcactctattcaagtagtcggtttaggtgaggaacgtcacttcggatgaactttgtgagttcttaacctattctcgtagtcaccgtgggtgagaatcgctTCATCTCAAAATCCTAGAGACATTTTAGTTTAGCTgagtaaatataaataaaagtttagatggattttaatctattttcaaaaattatccttGAACCCCTGAGccggttgaaaaaaatattgggatTCAGGAAATTAGGGGAGGGAAGGGCCATTTCCATCCTTATTCAAACACAAtaactaatttttcaattcatatttATTGATAGAAATTATCGTCAATGTTGTCGGTGCTCACATCTTAATTTGgggttttatgttgttttatcTTTATAAAATACCATACATACTTATAAAAGAAGTCAATCCCTTCGGTTTAACACATTACATTTGTGTTCGCTTGCTTTAATATTGGGCTTGACCTTACATTTGTTGATTATAAAATAAGAatcatatagaaaaaaaatatcttggcAGCTAAACACTTTTCATTATCAGATACTAACGGAACTGTAACTTCAAATTAGAAGTACTTTTCCACAATAGTTATTTCACGTTAAACCTAAAACAAAACCCAGGAAAGAAAATAGCTGCTTTGTTTCCGAGCATTGGACTTCTCAGTAATCGTTATAGGAAATTTAAGAAAACGAAATTACAATTATTGGTACGCGGAGAGAGCGATCTGCGTActattcttttttgtttgagTGAATTTTTGTTGATGTGAAAGTTTTCACGATTTCTTAATTTAAGAAATGCGGTTTGAGATACTTGAGCATACCAAACGTACGGAACCGTTTGACTCCGATGACCTTCTGAAGTTCCGAATCGCAGATGGCGTACTGTTTGTTTTTCGGGTCGTAAAGATTGCGTTCCTTGATGATGGCCCACACTTTCTTAACGACTTCATGCCTTGGAAGCTCTTCGGCCCCACAAATCGCAGCCAGATCCGTCGACAGTTTATAGGGTCGAGTATATCCGGTTCCTTTACCACCTTTCTTCGGTCCTGGTTTTCCTTTGGGCTTGGCAGCCTTCGAGCGTTTCCAGTCCTCATCGGAATCTGATTCTGAACCTCCCTTCTTCTTCCGACCGCCTTTCTTGGCACTACCCTTGGCACCTTTGTTCGGCTTATAGTCGTCGTCCGACTCCTCCGAACCTTCCGATTCCTCTTCGCTATCGGATCCACGAGACTTCTTTTTAGCTGGTGCGCCTCGTTTGACCTTCTTCTTAGGAGCTTCTTCCTCGGAGTAATCGTCTTCGTCTTCTGAATCGGCGGCACGTTTTTTGCTGCTGTTCTTAGCATTCTTCTTCGGCTTTTCCTCTTCCTCCTcctcttcttcatcttcttccTCGTCTTCCTCTTCTTGCTCAGATTCGTCCTGAGCGTTGACGTAATCCATCACGAGATCGTCGACCTCCTTCTTGCGACCGGACAGATCGCATTTCAGATTAGCCTCTAGCTGTAGCCGGACTTTTTTGGCCGCCGTTTCTTCCAGGTTTGCATCCTTCAGAATcactaaaaaaaagataattcatAGATActaactttttttcttgttttattgcATTTTATACCTAAACGATGGTTTAGAATGTAAGTAAAACGAATgaactaaatattttaaatatctcacAGCTCAATTTACAAATTATTTCTATTTACATCTAGGGCCAATGAGATCCttgattcattgattgaaagtaACGATATGACTTCAATTTACATTAtggttcataatttttttttatttcttatgtaTTTAAAGCACTGAgatggtctagcggataggctggcgcgagtcttgTTTTGAGTTGCCAGGCGAACTGGGTTCgtttcccggtatcggcaagaagaCCTTTGGGTTCGCGTTTCCTCATATAACTGActgtataataagaatgttcaaacAGATGCCAGCTGGCTAGGCCACCTGATTGAtttgttcttccaaaatatactaaCATTAACATACGCAAttcattcactccataacagttcatacgaagccatgggttGGTTTAGGGAATGTTGGctctgcattggagatttgtcgaaatGATAAGCACATACTTAGCCAGAAACTGCAGTGAATCCGTTCACCCATAGTGGATAACCAACATGCATACAAATTAATTTACACATTCATAAAAACATTCATTAGAAGCATAAAAAATTCACCTAGTTACTATGACTTCGAATTTGTACTGCTTTTTAAAATTCGCGAATTGAACTGATTTTAGAAGAATGATGGgtaaaaattctaaatgtacggattggaataatcaaaattatatatttaGATTTTCTAGTTAAATGACAATAGAATTGTACTTTGTAGGTACTTTCTATATAAATAATGTGAAGTGATTTGAAATACAATTCAGGCCATCCAAGATTAAGCTCTGATGAATTGCGAGAATTAAGGCGTATACAGTATCGATATACGCATTCATGTATGAAATTTTAGAAGAGCTGaagaattttgttcatttttttgtcattattagtGACactaattttgttcaaatcagTGGTTTACTGAAAATAGCCGATTTTTCGTCACTGTGATTTTTGAcattcctgattttcgagagaccgtcctgatttttcctTAACTCTcgaattgttctgatttttttaaatttttctgaaaaatgccCTGATTTTTAAGAGAATATCTCAATTCtaatagaatttagaattgaacaATAAACACTTCGaacaaatctttaataaaataaaagtttaactcGGTTAACCTATAATAATCATTGgttcaaatattcaaatcgatttttttgggtgatgcatcgattttCTAGATAGATGTCTAATTCACCTTGTAATGCTTTTGTatacaatttgtttaatttacggtgtttttcgatatgaactgcagGCCAGCCCAGCTGCTCTCGACGGTTGCATATATtaagagcaagtccaatggtgttgggaaaaagtggtaggaattttgacagctgtagcacagatgggaatttttctatcgtgaaatatagaccaaaaatgttggccgtccaccggtgtgatagaataagaaggtataaaatcgaaagcaaccagcgatgccaagtgaatttgcttttcagtaattttactgacttttttttattttgaattcaccgtttgaaaattgaaaacaaattcattttacttgatcattaacttgaaatagtacctagtgtcaatatgaaaattttattatttatatgtatgaacaagtattgtttaagttataatgcattccaatattaaactgtattCTGCAGGATTAGGAGTTTTGTTTTGGAGTGCATTTCATTACAcgagttgataaagtttttgaactcttcctaaatcattttcaaagtgataattaaGCAAGTGACGTATAAAAAGTATAGGTAATTCAGACACAAGCTGAATTTTACTCCCGATTCGACGCCTACGTTTGATCTGATTGACACTTGTCAAATtaacagcgagggttccgttGTCTAAAGATGATGGATCCATTAAAGGCGGCGTTCCGAACTTGTTATCGGACGTTCCGtcggaatatctttttcaaacaaaaaaacgaaacaatttcctactcccgaaaaccgctcaaacaaaacaaacaaacagaatttatttattcacccagctatctggcatctctgcgccgtaaaatgtattcgattggcaagggcatgaaaaaaattggctgtaagtttgaaagagttgattaacttcattgcaattcgtatcaatttaagtgattaaaggtttaaaaaaagaagaaaatatcactttatgtttaaatcctgaaaatgctcaatttcctttattttcccctcaactgaggttttgagcataagttagatggcagcaccgaagcgtttcatgcacgaatactgtattgcaacgccgactctatcactcggttcggtgttgcaaaacatcgtgtttttctatcaccctccgccaaaaagtgttatacgatacaaattttgcagcgcgaaactgttcgaatatcagattttcccatcaccggtggacggcaaatgtgttgtgatgtgatgtaaaccttcgaaatttccaactccatctcaaccagtgaacttgctctaaggcgtttacagcacttGTATTTTGCCTTCATTTATGAAAGCTTCGTTCAACtgttggtaaaaatcggtttcaactggtttctgtcaactgatagatgttcaacgagccgatgttttggtcgaaattagtcaggtcgttgttcaacggagcAAGTTAGTTGAAAtcagtcgaaaccaatccagctcggcagcaagATTCGACCtagtagaaatcggtcgaagtcaattagAAAGAGACAGGTAATCAACTGTCAATAAATTTCTACTTGTTTAGACCCGTTTCTACTAGACTCCATTGAACAGACTAAAAATCTTAGCAGATCTGCATATTATTGCCATAAATTCATGTGtcctaaaaatattattttttcgcgttgtcctgattttgacaaaaccacctggcacccctgctcTGATCAAATGCATTATTTCCTGTACACTCACACCAATACACAGATACCGATTGCATCGACCGAGAAAAGCTTTTGTACGAATGTTAATCCAAAAAGAACTccatttttcatagattttttccagttttacATACATATTTAAAACGAACAATAAAACAAGTTCTACCCCAAAGGCCAGAACAAGCAATCTTTTGCACTTACCGGCAATTTCAGCCCGAAGCTCGTCCTTCGTTGGTTCTGGCATGTTTTTTTGGCCTCGTTGAAGTACAATTGACCAATCAGTAGGCGGTGTGATTTATGGAAGTGGCTGGCTGGAAGTATCAGGTTCTCCGATACAAAGCTAGAATCAGCCAACAAAACCAAGGTATCCTTGTCCGAAAACCCGTTAATTCCTTGCCTAATATCAATTGATCTGAAACTAACCTGCAGACGTGCTAAAATTGGTCGATAACCGTTTCGGAACCAACCTTCGTCTGGAGTCGGTACTTTTGTGAGTCGACCAGAAGAAAAGCGAAATTCAACAGAACCAACACCAGCCGGAAAATGTGTTAAACAAAATGTTTAACATTTGCCGGTTCACTAACACTAACAAATTCGTTGGGGATATTTTGACAGTTTGTCTAGCCCAGTGAGCTTGATCGAAGTGCCCGATAGGAAATTCGATCTTTTTTTCATCCTATTCAGTTGACTATACACTTCACTCAGCCATAAGTCAAAGTGAAGTGAATGCAGAATGCGAGGTCAAGAGGTGAATGCGAATCAAAGCGGTTAACTACTTTTGAACACGATGAAGTAGATGCCAATAGCCCTATTTGCCGCTTGTAGTATTCGTGTCATATTCCAGGGCGTTCCACTTCTACTTTTCAGTATtggaaaattttaccaaaaaaacgGCTGACTGCCTGATTTTTGTACTGCCATTTTTGGAGGTTAATGTTTCCTTGCCAGTGGGACGCCGGTaagtgtgcgtgagaaatgtcgaCTCTATTTGTTCCAGGGAGCTGCAACGAATTGTAGATCTCGCATTGTGTAGTAAGCTTTGAAACATATTGTCAACAAAACCTGCGACGTTTTGGAGCTATCTGAATTGCGCGATTGGcatttgatttttatcaaaaggacTGGCTAGCTATAAATggacttctgttttttttttagttctttgTTAACTATTTATCCCGCGGAAACAAACTACTGGAAAATATAATCacataacaacatttttcatgCGTTTAATTTCCTATAGGGAATGTGATTCTATATGCTTCCGCTATTATTCTACAGGTAGAGCCACCGATATCAAGGATGAAATGGAAACAGAGGTGCCAAGTCTCCTGATTTATcgggatttgtcctgattttcgtgAGACCGTtctgtttttcaaaagttttcttgatttttttttaattggtttcAAAAATGTCCTGAAGTGTActgattttcgtaaaaactTCACAAATATATTCGATTGTGTAGTTAAACATTGAGAAAATCGAATTAATCTGTAATAATATTAGTTAAACCTGCGGTTAAACCCATTTAACAGATGGTaaagattatattttaattgtgttttttgtGAAGTGCAGGCCAGCCAACTTCTTACTgctgttgcataaatcaaggcgtttacagccTCTGTATTTCGCCTTTGCATATgcgatctaattttttttttccgggattttaagcccaatgggtttattcatcccaaaatATGCGATCTAAAGCAGAGCTGCTTGTTATTTCTATaaatcaagaggtgtcctgaaaaatccttaTTTTTGCTTCGCGTTGTCcggatttttgacgaaaccaccagGTACTCCTGAATGGAAAGAACACTGCACTGAAAGAACTCTTCAGATAAACGCTACGTACATGTTCATAGATTTTTACCACCATGGAAATCACGTTAAACCTACGTGAAATTCAGATAGCAGAGCTCGCGCagttcacgtaattttcattaGTTGTTTGTGAAAATAATGTAGATCGAATGTGAAAGGGATTATTGCTGCTACATGCGATTCACGTAGATTGAAACTTCACAGTATACACAAATTACCGAATTCGTTAATTATTTTACCCACAGGTATGAAGTATTCATTTGAAACGCAAAAAAACCACACTGAATTGTGCGCTGAAATTCACCAGATGTGCAGCAAAATTCATCAGATGTGCGGCAGAATTCACCAAGTGTGCACAAAATTCACCAAGTGTGCGGTAAAATTCATCAAGTGTGCAGAAAAATCACCAGATGTGCGATTCCAtctttttgatttccatttacatgggcatgcttgtccaacacctcgcaaacagaacagagcagagaacgaattacacttttatcatttcggtttccgagtgcactgctcagccgatcaacgttcacttatctttttgccgagtgcgcccgattgcggttgctctgacggtcgggtggacgtcgctcgctctaaagaaaagagaaggagctggcaagaaaattgtgctctagcgacgctgctgtgccgctcagtgtatcaagccagaaagatttcaatgcaggaatgttttcttcaaaaaagccgttatgcagtgcggaacagtgcatcagttgaagaggtccaatgtaggtttatgtatgaactatttttgtacgtagccgggccgggcacttcctggcaaattatttgaaaaacatggtgaaaaccgggcaaataatctgaaattctccattccataaaccgagcaatatccggccaaatctgaggaaattccagacattcatctagtaaagaaaaacgacttacatttttttttgtcgcaacacatcagcagtgtcaaatttatgtttaaagcatacgaagtaaagttttggtttgatgtttgatgaaaaaaactttcacaaatccaatttttgacaaataattttaaactgaattcgattttcttgtttcattttccaaataatgtggatgaaactgggcaaaatccaagtagttttttcacaatatccgggcatccgcaaattgctgtTTACTTAGGTTTATGTGCTCTTGATATCGTACGTGGgaagcattaatttacaaaagcagcaattcgaaaagtaacatttactcaaattatccaaaaatctttgccttttaaacaaaccgtgaacattacgcaagaatctgggacaaatttaagtaataaaacttcaaaactttcacaaatagtaaaatttaggatttatcttccttaaccgctacgcttttgatatttttcgaccgaagaaagctatcgtagctaatcatttgtcctggtgcagaacatcaatctagaggaactcgcttaggaatgaaaagataggtgttttggacaaagttgttaatttgcatattttgatataaaatttaaaggcgaaagatttaaaaatagcgcgataataacaataactttttgtagtgcatttttcaagtatttttttttattcaaccgtatcttcttgggttaagattgtagaactttgatatgttaagcaaagttgtgtattttgttgagataaataactttgtagaagaaacttaagctctaatatgctaaacaagaaagttatgatttatatctcgctattggtggacttctaaactttatatttcatataaaaatatgcgctttattatacagaacaatgttgtcgaaaacaccagcattctatcttaactacctttggcgttattaatttagttccgttagatttatgttctgcattgtaaattctgacgcacttccaaacatcgatccagacgcaaccgatgaagacaaaccgagttttctgtaaagcttctctatcgcccgagtgcgaacgaatttatctgcaccgggacgcacttcatcagtttgcttgcttctcttgcccacactcgggtggacgcttggtcgctctggaggtaacggagcatttttttaaagattctccgtttgggagagcacagcgaaaaaaatacacgctcttactctgaacgggcaaatctgaggagcgatgccaagcatgtaCATGGGATTCGATGATCATTTCATAGGCCTGATTTCACCTTATTTCTAACATGTGGAGATTATCCGCGATGCCAGTTAAATGTTTGACGAtttgtagttaggaaaaaaGGTGAACAAAAGGgtgtaaattttcgatgaatttaaaactcattttactacggctttttaccacttggcttattttcccaataaatggaaaaaatgccaaagtaactccaattttgaaacctggaaaaagtgcttcagagccttcaagttatcaaTATCAATAAGTTTACTTCCTTcattaagtaaactatttgaagagtttttttgaatagaatgatgattcacattaatcataattacattttccctgatgaacaatttggttttcgtcatggacattctactacacatcattttttgagtgtaactaatatgattaacgctagcaaatctaaaggttattcaactggtgttgctcttcttgatattgaaaaggcttttgacagtgtttggcacgaaggtttagtagctaaattagctcgatttgattttcctgtatatctcaccaaaattattcaaaattatttgactagccgaaccttacaagtaagctattaAAATTCATACTCTGAAaagacacccattagagctggtgtccctcagagtagtatacttgggccaattttatacaatttttttaattctgatcttcctgatgtaccagaaaaAAAAggcagaagattatttgctgatgacactttgctttcagccgaAGGCCGGAATTagcgggtggtacgcagtagaatgcaacaaaatttaaattcctttttgaattacttgaaaatgtggaaaatttctcctaacgcttccaaaactcaccttttttttttatttccccataagccaagagctaaattttaaaaacctaatgaaaatcattccataacttttaatggggtttcattagaatggtctgatcacgtgaagtacttgggactcacacttgatcggaatcttactttaaaaaatcacattgaagatattcaatctaaatgtaatgaatacactaaatctctttattctctcatcaacaggaaatcaaagCTGTGCCTGAGGAATAAGTTactcatctacaaacaggtgttccgagcagcgataatgtatgcagttccgattggtctggctgctgcgcgacgaggaagaaagccatccagaggattcagaacaaggttgtgaaaatgattttgcggcttccaccttggcacagcaccggagatcttcatcggattgcgggcattgaatcgatcgaagagatggccaacaaaatcatctccaacttcagaggcaaatcgatgcagtcttccatcgcagagattcgttctctctacaattcgcttaattttaggatagttttagtttttagttgtaagtttaaaatattttttattaataatgtTTTACCGAGTTatcaacaaaaagaaaaaaaatacaaatattttcaatgtgcaaaaaaaataaaaaaataaaaaatgacaaaaacgatgaatgttggaattttaattttttggggaTTTTAATTGAGTTTCcgactttgatttatttttgttcaatctaaatataaaaactttctaAGGATATGAATACTTAAGGTTTttctttgaattgatttttttttaaatcgagtATAATATAttacaatattgattttttgaaatcaatatatTACAATATATACGATTTGAGTAGTTTTAAGCtaacgaattttaatttttcttttttttaatatttcaagtttttgctACAAAGCAGTAAACAGAACAACGTGTTAGTTAAGAAAACTTCCACAGAATATCCTCGAGAAAAGTTCCACATATTTCCAACAGCACACCACAATGTCTTTGAAGTAACATAATtctttctgtcaattttgttttcaatccaTATGTAAATCGATTTTAGTTGACTTTGCTGTGTACGCTTTAATGTACCTCAATCAAGCTCCAATAGTACGTGTACTAATTGGAATTCCATGATGAATTCATAATAATCAGAACAAATCGAGCTTAAGGCTGCAGACCTATGGCGAGTTTTGTGTGAGTGCAATCAGAACTATTAGACCAACAACAACGAGgtagttgaataaaaaaaaaacagcactgCCATTCATTAAGGCCAGCCACAGGGTAGCAGAATCTATAGTGCAGTGTTTTTTGCTTTCAATCCACTACTTGCTCCTCGAAGTCATTTGTTGGTCCTTAATTtgcagttgttgttttttgattgAAACTCTACTGATCGCATATAATGACGAAAACAATCATTAACCGGATTTAGAGCCATTGATTGGCCCGGTTcgaatttttatcaagaattacGGACTCTACGAGCCACAATCTGCGAAACTTTAgggaagaatgaggatacttgattccttcgctatatttcgaaacaggaatgtcttacaaatatcaaatgttctagacaAACGTGCcaaatagaaatatttattccaatatgttaATCGTAAGGGTATAATATAAACTTTAGTATGCCGTATTTCcgaagcaatagtaaactctcactcaactttttttaggaagaagttttccaaaatgtatgttatgggtataattcaTCCCTAGTGTCTAAaacgatatatttttcttctgaatggatggtGATCATTGGTAATCacgaaattatcaattttttattcaaataactaATGTTCATCCAGTAATTATATGTTAAAAAGCactcaaaatactgtatttatctaaaaactagaaagttgcgccttaaagtatgcaatgactttagggtagtagacaaacttttagcaTTCTCTTAATCTGGTACTAACAATcagtgaaatgagaactaatgtGGCAAAAAATgttccgttgactattttttgccaatttagttctcatttcactgATTGTAAGTATCAGATAAATTATCTTTTGATTTCACTAGATTTTTtcctagggtcagggcaccttgaattaaggatcaagtcttctttagtaaaggatcaagtatcctgtATCTTTAAAAATATAGCAATTTCATccacgagttcatgtatcgttctaacttttggagcatataaacttgaaattacgcTATCAGAAAATGCTAAAGACAGCgaattgctaaattttcccaaaaagatatgatgaaaatatgatgaaaCGGGTCAATGTGCGAATTGAAGAAAGGATTTGAAAAGGAACCCGatcaaaagaaataaacaaattgtatctatatatataaaaatgaatttctgtctgtctgtctgtctgtctgtcggtctgtctgtctgtctgttccctatagactcagaaactactgaaccgatttgcgtgaaacttggcaggtgggggtattgaaggccggggaaggttcctattatggtttgagacccctccccctaacaggaaaggggggaggggcctcccaaacaatagactattttttgcataactcgagaactaatcaagcaaatggtatctaatttggcatggggtggtatttggggacggggaatatttctatgaatataaagtacccctctctcctctcagtggggtgataggaaggagggaggggggctaccttacagtttttcatataactcgaaaactaatcaagatattggaaccaaatttggcatggtaaggtattttgatacgaagaatatttcaatgattatgtgagacccctccctctttccagtagaaaggaagagggggcctctttcatatttttacacataactcaaaaactaataaagcaaatggaaccaaatttggcatgggagggtatttggatacgaaaaatatttctataattatctgggacccctccctctttccagtagggagatataaagggaggAAGGGAactctttaatatttttcacataactcaataacttattaagcaaatggaaccaaatttggcatggacggatatttgggaacgtgacatattcttatgattgtttgagaccccttttttccagcggggagaaaagaaagagggagggaagtttcatacagttaTTACTGCAtatctcaagaactacaacagcaaatggaaccaaatttggcatggaacgatatttgggtacgagaaatgcttctatgaatatttggcatccctcactccttcaaagaggtggatgaaaagggagagtagaggtctcccttacaattttcagtataactggagagttgatcgatcaaattgaaccatatttggcatttgagggtatttggatacgagaaatgtttctattgtgAATTGAGGCCCCATCTTttttagcggaaagatataaagggggaaaggggagcttccatacaattttttttgcatagctcgagaattaatcgagcaaatgaaaaaaatttggcatcaaaaagtacttgagtacgaaaaatactttttctatgtgaaacaattcttttcttgcagtattattatagaattgggaatataggaggtgaagaggaggcttacatttaatttttttttacaaaatccgagaaatagacaaaacttaacacggaaaatcattttggtatgattgtatgattatctgacacactttcagtgagtaggtacaaagGAGGAGAAAGgggagcccaatacaattttgttagcatgagttctcaacgaataagttctaacgaagccaacaaatggacacaaatatgacatggaaaagtacttggttacgagatatgtttctacgattgttatagacctttacgctttacagtgtagagaggggaagaaaggaggaggctccatatacattttgttgtaaagcttaaaaacttatcaaccaatggaactatgtttga is a window encoding:
- the LOC129740390 gene encoding uncharacterized protein LOC129740390, with product MPEPTKDELRAEIAVILKDANLEETAAKKVRLQLEANLKCDLSGRKKEVDDLVMDYVNAQDESEQEEEDEEEDEEEEEEEEKPKKNAKNSSKKRAADSEDEDDYSEEEAPKKKVKRGAPAKKKSRGSDSEEESEGSEESDDDYKPNKGAKGSAKKGGRKKKGGSESDSDEDWKRSKAAKPKGKPGPKKGGKGTGYTRPYKLSTDLAAICGAEELPRHEVVKKVWAIIKERNLYDPKNKQYAICDSELQKVIGVKRFRTFGMLKYLKPHFLN